The Arachis hypogaea cultivar Tifrunner chromosome 16, arahy.Tifrunner.gnm2.J5K5, whole genome shotgun sequence genome contains a region encoding:
- the LOC112758986 gene encoding ABC transporter G family member 20, with the protein MSDPTTQPTMLPFFNQSMELVQLPNPTATRIRSRTGFSPTLGELLKHVEDAQNDNPNAPTQHVLDLNSTPNSSHPFVLSFTNLTYSVKVRRKMILSPCFTYSNHDLLPENDATDAKTDNAATKILLNDISGEARDGEIMAVLGASGSGKSTLIDALADRISKESLKGSITLNGDVLESRMLKVISAYVMQDDLLFPMLTVEETLMFSAEFRLPRSLSRSKKKARVHALIDQLGLRNAATTVIGDESHRGVSGGERRRVSIGIDIIHDPIVLFLDEPTSGLDSTSAFMVVKVLQRIAQSGSIVIMSIHQPSYRILGLLDRLIFLSHGQTVFSGSPANLPPFFSEFGHPIPENENRTEFALDLIRELEEAPGGTKGLVDFNKQWQLKNKRISEKTLSGIPKVSLKDAISASISRGKLVSGAPAGTSTSNDSNQLAAASSVHTFVNPFWIEMAVIAKRSLTNSRRMPELFGIRLGAVLVTGAILATMFYHLDNSPKGVQERLGFFAFAMSTTFYTCAEAIPVFLQERYIFMRETAYNAYRRSSYVLAHSIISVPSLVFLSFAFAATTFWAVGLAGGTTGFLFYFLTIVASFWAGSSFVTFLSGVVSHVMLGFTVVVAILAYFLLFSGFFISRDRIPPYWIWFHYISLVKYPYEGVLQNEFDLNPPRCFVRGTQMFDSTPLMEVPEALKVELLKSMSKTLGINITSSTCVITGADVLKQQGVTQLSKWNCLWITLAWGFFFRFLFYLTLLFGSKNRRR; encoded by the coding sequence TTCTTCAACCAATCCATGGAACTCGTCCAACTCCCCAACCCAACCGCAACCCGAATCCGAAGCCGAACCGGTTTCTCCCCCACCCTCGGCGAGCTCCTCAAACACGTAGAAGATGCTCAAAACGACAACCCTAACGCACCAACACAACATGTTCTCGATCTCAATTCTACTCCTAACTCCTCTCACCCTTTTGTTCTCTCCTTCACCAACTTAACCTACAGTGTTAAGGTCCGTCGCAAGATGATCCTGTCTCCATGCTTCACCTACTCAAACCATGACTTGCTGCCGGAGAACGACGCCACGGACGCAAAAACCGATAACGCCGCCACCAAGATTCTCCTAAATGATATCTCCGGTGAGGCGAGGGACGGCGAGATCATGGCGGTACTCGGTGCCAGTGGCTCCGGGAAGTCTACCTTGATCGACGCCCTTGCAGACCGGATCTCCAAGGAGAGCCTCAAGGGAAGTATAACGCTAAACGGAGACGTTTTGGAGTCCAGGATGTTGAAGGTTATCTCCGCTTACGTCATGCAGGACGACCTCCTCTTCCCCATGCTCACCGTGGAGGAAACCCTAATGTTCTCCGCCGAGTTCCGCCTCCCTCGCTCCCTATCCAGGTCCAAGAAGAAGGCTCGCGTTCATGCCCTCATCGACCAGCTCGGCCTCCGCAACGCCGCCACCACCGTCATCGGCGATGAAAGCCACCGCGGTGTCTCCGGAGGTGAGCGCCGACGCGTCTCCATCGGGATAGACATTATCCACGATCCGATCGTCCTCTTCCTCGACGAGCCAACCTCCGGCCTTGACTCCACCAGCGCCTTCATGGTAGTGAAGGTGCTTCAGCGAATCGCACAGAGCGGGAGCATCGTAATCATGTCAATCCACCAACCAAGCTACCGCATCCTCGGCCTCCTCGACCGCCTGATCTTCCTGTCCCACGGCCAAACCGTATTCAGCGGCTCTCCAGCGAACCTCCCGCCGTTCTTCTCAGAGTTCGGCCACCCCATACCGGAGAACGAGAACCGTACGGAGTTCGCTCTTGACTTAATCCGCGAGCTGGAAGAAGCTCCCGGCGGCACAAAAGGTCTCGTGGACTTCAATAAACAGTGGCAACTCAAGAACAAGAGAATTTCCGAGAAAACCCTCAGCGGAATACCGAAAGTGTCCCTGAAGGACGCAATCAGCGCAAGCATTTCCAGGGGTAAACTCGTCTCAGGGGCGCCAGCTGGCACCAGTACCAGTAACGACTCCAACCAACTCGCAGCGGCATCATCAGTCCACACGTTCGTGAATCCATTCTGGATCGAGATGGCGGTTATAGCAAAACGGTCTCTAACAAACTCACGGAGGATGCCCGAATTATTCGGGATCCGCTTGGGTGCAGTACTAGTGACTGGTGCCATCCTCGCCACCATGTTTTACCACCTCGATAACTCTCCCAAGGGCGTTCAGGAGCGGTTAGGGTTCTTCGCATTCGCTATGTCCACCACCTTCTACACCTGCGCTGAAGCCATCCCCGTCTTCCTCCAAGAACGCTACATCTTCATGAGAGAAACTGCCTACAATGCCTACCGCCGCTCCTCCTACGTCCTCGCTCACTCCATCATCTCCGTCCCTTCTTTAGTCTTCCTCTCCTTCGCCTTCGCCGCCACCACCTTCTGGGCGGTGGGACTCGCCGGAGGCACCACCGGCTTCCTCTTCTACTTCCTCACCATTGTGGCCAGCTTCTGGGCGGGGAGCTCCTTCGTGACGTTCCTCTCCGGCGTGGTTTCTCACGTGATGCTTGGCTTCACCGTGGTGGTTGCGATTCTAGCGTACTTTTTACTCTTCAGTGGATTCTTCATCAGCAGGGACAGAATCCCACCGTACTGGATATGGTTTCACTACATATCTCTGGTGAAGTACCCGTACGAGGGAGTGTTGCAGAACGAGTTCGATCTGAATCCACCAAGATGCTTTGTTAGAGGGACGCAGATGTTCGACAGTACGCCGCTGATGGAGGTGCCGGAGGCGTTGAAAGTGGAGCTGCTGAAGAGTATGAGCAAGACGCTGGGGATTAACATCACGAGTTCCACGTGCGTGATTACCGGAGCAGATGTGCTGAAGCAGCAGGGTGTGACGCAGCTGAGCAAGTGGAACTGCCTTTGGATAACGCTCGCTTGGGGTTTCTTCTTCCGTTTCCTTTTCTACTTGACTCTTCTTTTTGGAAGCAAGAATAGGAGAAGGTAA